Proteins encoded in a region of the Variovorax sp. PAMC 28711 genome:
- the guaA gene encoding glutamine-hydrolyzing GMP synthase: MQHDKVLILDFGSQVTQLIARRVREANVLSEVHPCDVTDEWIRGYAADGHLKGVILSGSHASVYEDTTDKAPPAVFELGVPVLGICYGMQTMAQQLGGKVEGGHTREFGAADVRARGHTRLLQDIADFTTSDGEGMLHVWMSHGDKVTELPPGFKLMASTESCPIAGMADEERDFYAVQFHPEVTHTLQGQAILNRFVLDICKARPDWVMRDHVADAVAKIREQVGDEEVILGLSGGVDSSVAAALIHRAIGDQLTCVFVDHGLLRLNEGDLVMEMFEGKLNAKVIRVDASDLFLGKLAGVSDPEAKRKIIGGEFVTVFKQEAAKLTSAGAKGAKWLAQGTIYPDVIESGGAKSKKAVTIKSHHNVGGLPEQLGLKLLEPLRDLFKDEVRELGVALGLPHGMVYRHPFPGPGLGVRILGEVKKEYADLLRRADDIFIQELHNFKDEATGKSWYELTSQAFTVFLPVKSVGVMGDGRTYEYVVALRAVQTSDFMTADWAELPYALLKKVSGRIINEVRGINRVTYDVSSKPPATIEWE; this comes from the coding sequence ATGCAACACGACAAGGTTCTGATTCTCGACTTCGGCTCGCAAGTCACGCAGCTCATCGCGCGCCGCGTGCGCGAGGCGAATGTGCTGAGCGAAGTGCACCCCTGCGACGTCACCGACGAGTGGATTCGCGGGTATGCCGCCGATGGCCATCTGAAGGGCGTGATCCTTTCGGGAAGCCACGCCAGCGTGTACGAAGACACCACCGACAAGGCGCCGCCAGCGGTATTCGAGCTCGGCGTGCCGGTGCTGGGCATCTGCTACGGCATGCAGACGATGGCGCAGCAGCTGGGCGGCAAGGTCGAAGGCGGCCACACGCGCGAATTCGGCGCAGCCGACGTGCGTGCACGCGGGCACACGCGCTTGCTCCAGGACATCGCCGACTTCACGACGTCGGACGGCGAGGGCATGCTCCACGTATGGATGAGCCACGGCGACAAGGTCACCGAGTTGCCGCCCGGCTTCAAGCTCATGGCCAGCACCGAGAGCTGCCCGATCGCCGGCATGGCCGACGAAGAGCGCGACTTTTACGCGGTGCAATTCCACCCGGAAGTCACCCACACGCTGCAAGGCCAAGCGATCCTGAATCGCTTCGTGCTGGACATCTGCAAGGCCAGGCCGGACTGGGTCATGCGCGACCACGTGGCCGACGCCGTCGCGAAGATCCGTGAACAGGTGGGCGACGAAGAGGTCATCCTCGGCCTGTCGGGCGGCGTCGATTCGTCGGTGGCTGCCGCGTTGATTCACCGGGCCATCGGCGACCAGCTGACCTGCGTCTTCGTCGACCACGGCCTGCTGCGCCTGAACGAGGGCGACCTCGTCATGGAGATGTTCGAGGGCAAGCTCAACGCGAAGGTGATTCGCGTGGATGCCAGCGACCTGTTCCTCGGCAAGCTGGCCGGCGTGAGCGACCCCGAGGCCAAGCGCAAGATCATCGGCGGCGAATTCGTCACCGTGTTCAAGCAGGAGGCGGCCAAGCTCACCAGTGCGGGTGCCAAGGGCGCGAAGTGGCTGGCGCAGGGCACCATCTACCCCGACGTGATCGAGTCGGGCGGCGCCAAGAGCAAGAAGGCCGTCACCATCAAGAGCCACCACAACGTGGGTGGCTTGCCAGAGCAGCTCGGCCTGAAGCTGCTGGAGCCCTTACGCGACCTGTTCAAGGACGAAGTGCGCGAACTCGGTGTGGCGCTTGGCCTGCCGCACGGCATGGTGTATCGCCATCCGTTTCCCGGCCCGGGTCTGGGTGTGCGCATCCTCGGGGAAGTGAAGAAGGAATACGCCGATCTGCTGCGCCGCGCCGACGACATCTTCATCCAGGAACTTCACAACTTCAAGGACGAGGCGACCGGCAAGAGCTGGTACGAGCTCACGAGCCAGGCCTTCACGGTCTTCCTGCCGGTCAAAAGCGTCGGCGTGATGGGCGATGGCCGCACCTACGAATACGTGGTGGCGTTGCGCGCCGTTCAGACCAGCGACTTCATGACGGCCGACTGGGCGGAGCTGCCGTATGCGCTGCTCAAGAAGGTGTCGGGCCGCATCATCAACGAGGTGCGGGGGATCAACCGTGTGACCTATGACGTGTCGAGCAAGCCGCCGGCGACGATCGAGTGGGAGTGA